Genomic window (Nitrospirota bacterium):
GACATCAGGCGTGTATAAATATAAAAGGCCGGCAGGAAAATATCCTGCCGGCCTTTTGTCAACTGATCAATTACTCAGGATTATTACACCTTGCATCCCACCTTGGATCTACCTGCTCAAAGCAGTAAATATGATAATAGTTGTCACAATACTCCCAGTCGTAATCAGTCCAATCTTCATAATAAGCACTTGAATAACCTATATTGGCTTCATTATTATCGCTTGTCCAGTCATCACAGAATTCCGATGCATCACCAAAACTGCCGGCAGGATAGCCGTCGTATTCTGTCCCTGTCCAGACGTAGTCATCGCTTTGTCCATTAGCATATTGATTGAGCCAGATCGAAGTATTTAACTCTCCATCGGCAAGGTCATACCAGTCGTAAGCAATTATTGTTTCGTCAGTTAATACATAGTTCTGGTCTGAATGGTCCCAGGAATCTGCAGGGCTGTAGCCTCTGCTTGTTGAGAGCCATGCCTTGTATGTTCCGCTAAGCCCTGCATCATCAGCAAGTTCCTGGCATGTCCGGTCAGCGCCGGTTATACCGTTGAGGTCACCGGAGTAGGAGTCGCTTGAAACAAAGACCGTGAGGTCTTTATCGCAGTCTACGCAGGTAATGGCATCAATGAGATCATCAGCCTGTTGAAGCAGGTCAGCGCCGTCCTCTCCGTTAATATCATTTGTTTTCACATACTTCTGAATGTACATCTTTAACTGTTCAACGTATCTTATGGCATAATTTTCCGATCTGATGTCTCCCTGAAGAGCGCCCGGAATCTTCTTTTCACAATTGTCCAACTGGCCATTAAGGCGGGATCTGACGGTGCGGCTGTTAACCCAACTGTTAATGTCCCCGGACATCTCATCAATGAGCTGATAAGGGTCATCGCATCCTATCGCATAAGCAGAAGAGACAAACAGTGCTAAGGAGAAGCAGAAGATAAGAGCTAAGAATACTTTCTTGTACATATTACACCTCCAATTTATTAGATTTACTTCCTTAAGGAAATATCATTTATACCGGGATATTGCAATTATGCTTCAATCTGCCGGTTGTGTCAAGAATTATTTCATCAATCAGCAGAATTCTTGATTTATCATGAATTTGATATACAATTATTAAAGTCGCAGGTATTATTTCAAGTTGTTCTGTGCGGAATAATATATCAATCAATGGATGAAAGGCGATTGTTAATTTATGCTCTTTTTCACTTTAAGAAAAGACAGGCTTCCTGAGTTCCTCGATGCTGTTAGTAAACATTACAGCCTTATCGTCCCTGAGCAGAAGGGAAGTAAAACATATACGTTCAGGCAATATACAGAATTTTCAAAAGTAAGCCTTGAATTTATACGGACGATCATCCCTCCTAAGAAATTCATCTTCCCGCCTGTGGAGAAGCTCTTCTCTGCGGATAAGGAATGCAGGATAGATGCATCTTATGAAGATGCGCCCTTCAGCATTATCTTCGGGCTTCATCCATGCGACATCCACGGCATAGAGATTTTGGACAAGGCATTTTCATACGGCGGACGGGACTCATTTTACTGGAGACGGCGGGAGAAGTTTGGATTTATTGGGCTGAGCTGCCTGCCTGATAAATACTGCCTCTGCAAATCAATGCATACCGATTTCATAGAGAGCGTTTATGATATCTTTCTCTACACCCTTGACGATGTGTATATGGTGAGTGTGCGCACTGCTCTCGGAGATGACATGCTGAGGCTCTGCCCTGACTTATTTAATAAACCAGCCAAAGAAGAGATACTTGAATACAAGGAAAGGATACAGATAAGAGACTCGATGTTCACGCGCATAATGGATACGACAAATCTTGCGGACCTTCTGACGCTTGAGTATAAAAATGATATATGGGAAGAGTACAGCAGGAGATGCCTCTTCTGCGGGAGCTGCGTAATGGTCTGCCCCACATGCCAGTGCTTTGATGTCTATGACTCTCCGGATGTTATCGCAGGAAGCAGCCTCAGGATAAGGAGATGGGATGCCTGCATGCGCAAGGACTACGCGCTTGTTACAGGCGGGCACAATTTCCGCGGCGGCCGTCCTGAGAGGTTCAGGTTCAGGTATCTGCATAAGGAAACGGGATTCGGCGAGATGCACGGCAAGGCCTCATGCACAGGATGCGGACGATGCAGCGAGACCTGTCCGGCAGGCATAGACATGGTCGAGGTTGTAAGGAGGATACGCGAATGAGCCTTGTGCCTGTGATAGCGAGACTGGAGGAGAAGAGGGCGCTTGACCCTAATCACAGCCTCTTCAGATTTATATTTGAAGAAGAGCATGCAAGAGATAAATTTCATTTTCAGCCGGGACAGTTTGTAATGCTCAGCATATTCGGTGTTGGAGAAGCTCCCATATCCATCACATCAGGGCCTGATGAAAAAGGCTTCATAGACCTGTGCGTGAGAAAGGCAGGCAGGGTCACCACCGCTCTGTACAGCCTTGAGGCGAATAGCAAAGTCGGCATCCGCGGCCCTTTTGGCAACGGATATCCGGTAGATACAATGAAAGGCGGCAACCTGCTTATAGTTGCAGGAGGCCTCGGCATAGCTCCGCTCAGGTCTTTGATACGTTATGTGCTGTGGAGGAGAGGATCTTTTAAAGAGGTCGGCATCGTCTATGGAACGAAAAATCCCGCAAGCCTTCTCTTTGGCGAAGAGATGCGGGAACTCGTCACGAGGGCTGATATAAAATGCATGCTCACAGTGGACAGCGCGCAGGATGATGGATCATGGAAAGGGCATGTGGGTTCTGTCACAGGCCTTATCGATATGACAGGTATGCCTCTCGTGGATACATCTGTCG
Coding sequences:
- a CDS encoding 4Fe-4S dicluster domain-containing protein, which produces MLFFTLRKDRLPEFLDAVSKHYSLIVPEQKGSKTYTFRQYTEFSKVSLEFIRTIIPPKKFIFPPVEKLFSADKECRIDASYEDAPFSIIFGLHPCDIHGIEILDKAFSYGGRDSFYWRRREKFGFIGLSCLPDKYCLCKSMHTDFIESVYDIFLYTLDDVYMVSVRTALGDDMLRLCPDLFNKPAKEEILEYKERIQIRDSMFTRIMDTTNLADLLTLEYKNDIWEEYSRRCLFCGSCVMVCPTCQCFDVYDSPDVIAGSSLRIRRWDACMRKDYALVTGGHNFRGGRPERFRFRYLHKETGFGEMHGKASCTGCGRCSETCPAGIDMVEVVRRIRE
- a CDS encoding FAD/NAD(P)-binding protein, whose translation is MSLVPVIARLEEKRALDPNHSLFRFIFEEEHARDKFHFQPGQFVMLSIFGVGEAPISITSGPDEKGFIDLCVRKAGRVTTALYSLEANSKVGIRGPFGNGYPVDTMKGGNLLIVAGGLGIAPLRSLIRYVLWRRGSFKEVGIVYGTKNPASLLFGEEMRELVTRADIKCMLTVDSAQDDGSWKGHVGSVTGLIDMTGMPLVDTSVAVCGPPGFYKYVLEKLLMLGCSKGKIYMSLERRMECGEGKCGHCVIGHKYTCIDGPIFTYWDAINLPEIF